One window of the Halobacillus litoralis genome contains the following:
- a CDS encoding PTS ascorbate transporter subunit IIC: MIDLIMKDILGTPAILVGLFALVGLLVQRKNSGDVVSGTLKTVMGFVILGAGANVLVQSLGQFSSMFDKAFAVDGVIPNNEAIVALAQESFGTETAMIMLFGMIVNILLARFSPFKYIFLTGHHTMFMACLIAVILSTGGFSGATLIIFGSVILGALMVLSPAMLQPFTRKVTGSDDFAVGHFGSIGYLVASLVGKTVGKGSKSTEEIKVPKSLSFLRDTSVSVSLTMVILFFVVAGAAGPSFVESELSGGQNFMVFAFMQGLTFAAGVYIILAGVRMLLGEIVPAFKGIADKIVPNAKPALDCPAIFPFASNAVIIGFLFSFIAGLVSMLFLPLLGLKVIVPGLVPHFFTGAAAGVFGNATGGRRGAVIGSMANGIMISFLPALLLPVLGSLGFQGTTFGDADFGLVGIVLGNLINLVQSNVLVIASILLILGILFFIGMKSKANEAKEDIDAA; the protein is encoded by the coding sequence ATGATTGATTTAATAATGAAGGATATCTTAGGCACCCCAGCGATCCTGGTCGGTCTATTCGCCTTAGTCGGGCTGCTTGTGCAACGTAAAAATTCAGGAGATGTCGTTTCTGGAACCCTTAAAACGGTGATGGGCTTTGTAATCCTCGGGGCTGGGGCGAATGTACTCGTCCAGTCTCTGGGCCAATTCAGCAGTATGTTTGACAAAGCCTTCGCTGTCGACGGGGTCATCCCGAACAATGAAGCGATCGTCGCGCTTGCCCAGGAAAGCTTCGGTACAGAAACTGCGATGATCATGTTGTTCGGCATGATCGTCAATATCCTGCTTGCTCGATTCAGCCCTTTTAAATATATCTTTTTAACCGGTCATCATACCATGTTCATGGCTTGTTTAATCGCTGTAATCTTAAGCACAGGAGGATTTTCAGGTGCAACCTTGATCATATTCGGCTCGGTGATTCTCGGAGCATTAATGGTCCTTTCTCCGGCAATGCTTCAGCCTTTCACACGAAAAGTCACTGGTTCTGATGACTTTGCCGTCGGGCACTTCGGATCCATTGGTTATCTCGTAGCATCCCTGGTCGGTAAGACTGTCGGAAAAGGATCAAAATCGACAGAGGAAATCAAAGTGCCAAAATCACTCAGCTTTCTCAGAGACACATCCGTTTCCGTCTCCTTGACCATGGTCATCCTGTTCTTTGTTGTTGCAGGCGCAGCCGGACCGTCTTTTGTTGAATCAGAATTAAGCGGTGGACAGAACTTCATGGTCTTCGCCTTTATGCAGGGTCTTACTTTCGCTGCTGGTGTTTATATAATCTTAGCTGGTGTACGCATGCTTCTTGGAGAAATCGTCCCAGCCTTTAAAGGAATTGCTGATAAAATCGTCCCGAATGCCAAGCCGGCCCTTGATTGTCCAGCTATCTTCCCATTTGCAAGCAACGCCGTTATCATCGGTTTTCTATTCAGCTTCATCGCCGGTCTTGTGAGCATGCTCTTCTTACCATTATTAGGACTGAAAGTAATCGTTCCGGGACTTGTCCCGCACTTCTTCACAGGTGCAGCCGCCGGAGTGTTCGGAAATGCGACTGGCGGTCGGAGAGGTGCCGTCATCGGCTCCATGGCGAACGGTATCATGATCAGCTTTCTGCCAGCCCTGTTGCTGCCGGTTTTAGGCTCACTAGGGTTCCAGGGCACCACATTCGGAGATGCTGATTTTGGTTTAGTAGGAATTGTCCTCGGTAATTTGATCAACCTTGTCCAATCAAACGTGTTGGTGATCGCCTCAATCTTACTCATTCTAGGAATCTTATTCTTTATCGGCATGAAATCAAAAGCAAATGAAGCTAAAGAAGATATAGATGCAGCTTAA
- a CDS encoding M20 metallopeptidase family protein — translation MSFLKTLQLHINDIENDIYQIRRQLHKYPELSGEETNTSELVKEKLTEYGISYEHGFAGTGVLGVIKGGKPGKTVALRADMDALPIQETNDHDFSSEVEGKMHACGHDAHTAMLLGTGYALKKIEEQIEGTVLLVFQPAEESSPIGGSGPMMEDGVFHEYKPDVIYGQHVWPGLPVGEMGIRDKEMMGASDRFTVKVTGRGGHASMPHEGNDAIIITNQMISSLQTIVSRNVNPLNSAVVTIGRIEGGDRYNVIPKEVSFEGTVRTYKPEVKEMIKKRFHTILNQTAEAFDAEVDIEYLDGYPATINTPAYAQQARKTAQRIFGENATPQVEPALAGEDFSRFLLDYPGAFIWLGTQIEQAAEQKPLHDPGFQLDEKALPMGSHFMAEVAIDTLKSLSSQGG, via the coding sequence GTGTCTTTTTTGAAAACCTTACAATTACACATCAACGATATCGAAAATGACATCTATCAAATCCGACGACAATTGCATAAATATCCAGAATTGAGTGGAGAAGAAACTAACACATCGGAACTTGTGAAAGAGAAGCTGACGGAATATGGCATCTCCTATGAACATGGTTTTGCCGGCACTGGTGTTCTTGGCGTCATCAAGGGTGGAAAACCCGGCAAAACCGTTGCCTTAAGAGCTGACATGGATGCACTTCCCATCCAGGAAACGAATGATCATGATTTCTCGTCTGAAGTGGAAGGGAAAATGCACGCATGCGGCCATGATGCCCATACGGCTATGCTACTTGGTACAGGCTACGCCCTCAAAAAGATAGAGGAACAAATCGAAGGAACCGTTCTCCTTGTTTTCCAGCCTGCAGAAGAATCCTCCCCCATTGGTGGTTCTGGACCGATGATGGAAGATGGTGTCTTTCATGAATACAAACCGGACGTCATCTACGGACAGCATGTCTGGCCTGGGCTCCCAGTCGGGGAAATGGGCATCCGTGACAAAGAGATGATGGGCGCATCTGATCGCTTTACTGTAAAAGTCACCGGAAGAGGCGGCCATGCGAGCATGCCACATGAAGGAAACGATGCGATCATTATTACCAACCAGATGATTTCAAGTCTCCAGACGATTGTAAGTCGTAACGTCAACCCATTGAACTCCGCCGTCGTTACGATCGGCAGGATTGAAGGCGGCGACCGTTACAACGTCATCCCTAAAGAAGTCAGCTTCGAAGGGACAGTCCGAACCTACAAACCGGAAGTGAAAGAAATGATCAAAAAGCGCTTCCACACCATTCTGAACCAAACCGCAGAAGCGTTCGATGCTGAGGTAGACATTGAGTACTTGGATGGCTATCCTGCTACCATCAACACTCCTGCCTATGCCCAGCAAGCGAGAAAAACAGCCCAGCGTATCTTTGGGGAAAATGCGACACCCCAAGTAGAACCAGCCCTCGCCGGAGAAGATTTTTCACGCTTTTTACTCGACTACCCCGGCGCGTTCATCTGGCTCGGAACACAAATCGAACAGGCAGCTGAACAAAAACCGCTGCACGATCCAGGCTTTCAATTAGATGAAAAGGCTTTGCCAATGGGTAGTCATTTCATGGCAGAAGTCGCCATAGATACATTAAAGTCTCTATCCAGTCAGGGAGGATAA
- a CDS encoding PTS sugar transporter subunit IIB, whose protein sequence is MKKVLVVCGNGLGSSMIVEMNVKAALKELGKEADVSHTDLTTAKTEQADIFLGSEDIVDSLEDGQKNVVKLKNLMDKNELRESLEQNL, encoded by the coding sequence ATGAAAAAAGTATTAGTTGTATGTGGTAATGGGTTAGGCAGCAGCATGATTGTAGAAATGAACGTGAAAGCAGCGCTTAAAGAACTAGGGAAAGAAGCCGACGTTTCCCACACCGATCTAACCACCGCCAAGACGGAACAGGCGGATATCTTCTTAGGTTCAGAAGATATTGTCGATAGTCTGGAAGATGGCCAAAAAAACGTGGTGAAGTTGAAAAACCTGATGGATAAAAATGAGCTCCGTGAATCTTTAGAACAAAATTTGTAA
- a CDS encoding DedA family protein, with protein sequence MENWLMEILNEYGYIGILLLIALENIFPPIPSEVILTFGGFMTNSSDLSIVGVVISSTLGSVIGAIVLYSIGLQLDLERLEKIVDRWGHVLRLSKSDIHKADQWFDKFGPWTVFFCRFVPLIRSLISVPAGMSNMNFGLFLLLTSLGTFIWNIVLVNLGASVGESWEDVVRYMEVYSNIIYILLILLVIISLLLLYKKRTK encoded by the coding sequence ATGGAAAATTGGTTAATGGAAATTTTGAATGAATACGGGTACATAGGAATTTTACTTCTGATTGCTTTAGAAAATATTTTTCCTCCTATCCCTTCTGAAGTCATCCTGACCTTTGGTGGTTTTATGACGAATTCATCAGACTTGAGTATTGTCGGGGTTGTCATTTCATCTACATTAGGTTCAGTTATCGGGGCGATAGTTTTATACTCTATAGGTTTGCAGTTAGACTTAGAGCGACTGGAAAAAATCGTTGACAGATGGGGGCATGTCTTACGTTTATCAAAATCAGATATACACAAAGCTGATCAATGGTTCGATAAATTTGGTCCATGGACGGTTTTCTTTTGTCGCTTTGTTCCATTAATTCGAAGTCTGATCTCAGTCCCAGCAGGGATGTCTAACATGAATTTCGGTTTATTTCTGCTATTGACCTCTTTAGGAACATTCATCTGGAATATCGTTCTGGTAAACCTAGGTGCATCTGTTGGAGAATCCTGGGAAGACGTAGTACGCTACATGGAAGTGTACTCAAACATTATTTACATACTTCTTATTCTGCTAGTTATTATATCTCTTCTATTATTATATAAAAAAAGGACTAAGTAA
- a CDS encoding AbgT family transporter: protein MSKQSSKNKTKGFSKLLNGVEKVGNKLPDPFMLFVYLAVFTIVGSWIISLFGVTTTQPGTGEEIPIKSLVSGEGLQYILTSMLENFTGFKPLGLVLAMMLGIGLANKVGLLETAIKSTILKAPKSLITYAVIFVGILGNLASDAAFVIVPPLAAMVFYTLGRHPLAGLAAGFAGVGSGFTANIIIAGTDALLSGISTEVMESLDSNIVVTPVDNWYFMIVSVVVLSITGALITEKIVEPRLGKYEGEGGSELEASTKLEKRGFRNAVLAALGFIALLIIAIAIPGSALRNEEGGMIPSPFLSGIVPIILLFFITIGVAYGVTVKKITSTRDISGFMGEAMKEMSGFIVLIFAAAQFIAYFDWTNIGTWIAVSGANFLGSIEMTGLPVVIGFVLLTAVMNMFIFSGSAQWALEAPIFLKMFYLLDYHPAFIQAAYRIADSSTNIITPMNPYIIIVLAFMKEYDKKAGLGTLIALMLPYAVIFLSVWIVLLLAFALLGIPFGPGVGMYIN, encoded by the coding sequence ATGAGCAAGCAAAGCTCAAAAAATAAAACCAAAGGATTTTCCAAGCTGTTAAATGGTGTAGAAAAGGTAGGTAATAAGCTTCCTGACCCATTTATGCTATTTGTTTATCTGGCCGTCTTTACTATCGTAGGTTCCTGGATCATTTCGCTCTTCGGAGTCACGACAACCCAGCCCGGTACTGGAGAAGAAATTCCGATTAAAAGCTTAGTTTCCGGAGAAGGACTGCAGTACATCCTCACTTCCATGCTCGAAAATTTCACCGGCTTCAAACCGCTCGGCCTTGTGTTGGCAATGATGCTTGGTATCGGTCTAGCCAACAAAGTCGGGTTATTGGAAACAGCCATTAAGAGCACAATTTTGAAAGCACCGAAATCCTTGATTACCTATGCCGTTATTTTCGTGGGTATCCTAGGTAACTTAGCCTCAGATGCAGCATTCGTTATCGTTCCTCCACTCGCCGCAATGGTCTTCTATACACTCGGTCGCCACCCGCTAGCCGGACTGGCTGCTGGTTTTGCTGGTGTCGGATCTGGTTTTACAGCCAACATCATCATAGCAGGTACAGATGCTTTGCTTTCCGGAATCTCTACTGAAGTCATGGAAAGCCTTGACTCAAACATCGTCGTTACTCCTGTCGACAACTGGTACTTCATGATTGTTTCTGTTGTCGTCCTCTCTATCACAGGTGCATTAATTACTGAAAAAATCGTCGAACCTCGTTTAGGAAAATACGAAGGAGAAGGCGGTTCGGAATTAGAAGCAAGTACAAAATTGGAAAAACGCGGCTTTAGAAACGCCGTACTCGCAGCACTCGGATTTATCGCCCTTCTTATCATTGCAATAGCTATTCCTGGTTCAGCATTACGAAACGAAGAAGGTGGAATGATCCCATCACCCTTCTTAAGCGGAATTGTTCCTATCATTCTTTTATTCTTCATTACCATCGGTGTCGCTTACGGAGTTACCGTCAAAAAAATCACTTCCACACGTGATATTTCCGGCTTTATGGGTGAAGCCATGAAAGAAATGTCCGGCTTTATTGTCCTGATCTTTGCTGCGGCCCAGTTCATCGCTTACTTCGATTGGACGAACATCGGCACATGGATTGCCGTCAGCGGTGCGAACTTCCTGGGATCCATCGAAATGACCGGCCTCCCTGTCGTCATTGGCTTCGTTCTTTTAACAGCCGTGATGAACATGTTCATTTTCAGTGGCTCAGCCCAGTGGGCACTCGAAGCACCGATTTTCTTGAAAATGTTCTATCTATTAGATTATCACCCGGCATTCATTCAGGCCGCTTACCGTATTGCGGATTCATCCACGAACATCATCACCCCGATGAACCCGTATATCATTATCGTACTTGCATTTATGAAAGAATACGATAAAAAAGCCGGTCTTGGCACATTGATCGCCCTCATGCTGCCATATGCCGTCATCTTCTTAAGTGTATGGATCGTGTTGCTGCTTGCCTTCGCACTTCTAGGCATCCCATTCGGTCCTGGGGTCGGTATGTATATCAATTAA
- a CDS encoding M20 family metallo-hydrolase, with translation MKQWLEEKLLQLNVTEHMDEENGFTRLSYTEEEKQAHNAFRNVAQELNLEVTQDVAGNLWARWQADQQDAPTIALGSHLDTVSAGGGYDGAAGVLTALAAVKRLKDTGFQPKKNIDIVCFASEESARFGVSTVGSKATAGMIEKDELARVVDVDGISIKEAVESYGLSWEAIEQAEKTTEDLESFLELHIEQGTQIEDNGAEIGIVRGVACPIRLQVTVKGMANHTGTTPMNNRADAFVAAAPLITYVEEQARRLNEVQSTPVVATVSTVHLSPNVMNVIPGEVQLGIDIRSVDDELKRGLAEQFRTYCENMNDSNDIAVHVHTLVDNDSVHLDSSIQEKLLQLTENSGYRAHSMDSGAGHDVMNMAARWPSGLIFIPCRDGISHHPKEHASIEDLNKGTDVLAAYIEHETSEHK, from the coding sequence ATGAAGCAATGGTTAGAGGAAAAACTATTACAACTGAATGTAACCGAACATATGGATGAAGAAAACGGATTTACCAGGCTCAGTTATACCGAAGAAGAAAAACAAGCCCACAATGCATTTCGAAACGTAGCTCAGGAACTGAACCTTGAGGTAACTCAGGATGTGGCCGGTAATCTTTGGGCAAGGTGGCAAGCTGATCAACAAGACGCACCGACGATAGCCCTTGGCTCTCACCTCGATACAGTCAGTGCCGGCGGAGGTTATGATGGCGCTGCCGGTGTACTGACAGCGCTAGCAGCTGTAAAACGTTTGAAAGACACAGGCTTCCAGCCGAAGAAAAACATCGACATTGTCTGTTTTGCATCAGAAGAATCAGCCCGCTTTGGCGTTTCTACAGTAGGAAGCAAGGCAACGGCAGGTATGATTGAAAAAGATGAACTGGCCCGTGTCGTTGATGTTGACGGAATTTCCATTAAAGAAGCCGTCGAATCCTATGGTCTATCGTGGGAGGCAATTGAACAAGCTGAAAAAACCACTGAGGACTTGGAAAGCTTCCTTGAATTGCATATTGAACAAGGGACGCAAATTGAAGACAATGGTGCAGAAATCGGCATCGTACGCGGAGTTGCCTGCCCGATCCGGCTGCAAGTCACTGTCAAAGGAATGGCCAATCACACAGGGACGACACCGATGAACAATCGTGCTGACGCGTTTGTCGCAGCCGCCCCTCTGATCACATATGTAGAGGAGCAAGCCCGCAGGCTGAATGAAGTTCAATCCACACCTGTCGTAGCAACGGTCAGTACTGTTCACCTCTCTCCTAACGTCATGAACGTCATTCCAGGAGAAGTTCAATTGGGGATCGATATCCGCAGTGTCGATGATGAGCTGAAAAGAGGTCTTGCTGAGCAGTTCCGCACCTATTGCGAGAACATGAATGATTCCAATGACATTGCTGTTCACGTCCACACACTCGTCGACAATGATTCCGTTCATCTGGATTCCTCTATTCAGGAAAAACTTCTGCAACTGACGGAGAACTCCGGGTATCGTGCCCATTCTATGGACAGTGGTGCCGGACACGATGTTATGAACATGGCTGCCAGGTGGCCATCAGGACTCATTTTCATCCCTTGCCGTGATGGAATCAGCCATCATCCGAAAGAGCATGCTTCCATTGAAGATTTGAACAAAGGGACGGATGTATTGGCCGCCTATATCGAGCACGAAACGAGTGAGCACAAATGA
- a CDS encoding GNAT family N-acetyltransferase produces the protein MYNESSVRKLYGYTIEGHPVGCIGVEFLGPDKGEIKHIAVLPQHRGRGIGDKMVNFIKDKHSLSLIYAETDKDAVYFYEKVFNVFY, from the coding sequence TTGTATAACGAATCTTCAGTAAGAAAACTGTATGGATATACTATTGAGGGTCACCCTGTAGGCTGTATAGGAGTTGAATTCCTGGGTCCCGATAAGGGGGAAATAAAACATATCGCAGTTCTTCCCCAGCATAGAGGCAGAGGGATAGGAGATAAGATGGTTAATTTCATCAAAGATAAACATTCCTTATCTTTGATTTACGCTGAGACAGATAAAGATGCTGTCTATTTTTATGAGAAAGTTTTCAATGTATTCTATTAA
- a CDS encoding alpha/beta fold hydrolase — MIDNYSVKAFESGDKRLPSLVCLHGMTGDSNSFWELKEYLIEDFHIILLDLPGHGGTDPFELEEDYGFTTLAKWIFKGIHSLVNGTFYIMGHSWGADLALHIARSFPDRVEGLVLIDGGFVFPEMVEGYTKEKALSDWKEYIEASKYDSWDEVTRTYQEYTTKPWNKKLDSIISPNFIKAEDQYILKAHRQSLLATVKAFYSGPCSTTYKHVECPVLLFHATIPKKDSSRQKGIRKIKNKLRKIKVIGIENTKHNIHWDTPERVASEVRVWRKEMK; from the coding sequence ATGATCGATAACTATTCCGTTAAAGCTTTTGAGTCAGGAGATAAGCGCTTGCCATCTTTAGTTTGTCTGCATGGGATGACAGGGGACTCTAATAGTTTTTGGGAACTTAAAGAGTATTTAATTGAGGATTTCCACATTATTCTTCTCGATTTGCCGGGACATGGAGGAACTGATCCATTTGAATTAGAAGAAGATTATGGTTTTACAACCCTTGCAAAATGGATTTTCAAAGGAATACATAGTTTAGTAAATGGAACGTTTTATATCATGGGGCACTCCTGGGGTGCTGACCTGGCCCTGCATATTGCAAGAAGTTTCCCTGATAGAGTAGAGGGACTAGTTTTAATAGATGGAGGATTTGTATTTCCGGAAATGGTGGAGGGGTACACAAAGGAAAAAGCTCTCTCTGACTGGAAGGAATATATAGAGGCGAGTAAATACGATTCCTGGGATGAAGTCACCAGGACATACCAGGAATATACGACCAAGCCGTGGAATAAGAAGCTTGATTCTATTATCTCACCAAACTTTATAAAAGCTGAGGACCAATATATCTTGAAAGCACACCGCCAGAGTCTTTTAGCAACCGTTAAAGCATTCTATTCAGGACCATGCTCAACAACATACAAACACGTGGAATGCCCGGTTTTATTATTTCATGCTACCATACCAAAAAAAGATTCCTCACGACAAAAAGGTATTAGAAAAATTAAAAATAAGTTACGAAAGATTAAGGTGATAGGGATAGAAAACACCAAACATAATATTCATTGGGATACTCCAGAGAGGGTAGCAAGTGAGGTTCGGGTGTGGAGGAAGGAAATGAAATGA
- a CDS encoding amidohydrolase, which produces MIDAFDSFIQKLEPQLRTWRRELHQQPELGFLEYQTTYKVAKELEELGFTIHVGKEAVQSDSRYGVPLEHEIQEAERQALENGVPEDWIDAMQGSHTGVVAKWDTGREGPHLAFRFDIDALPILESNEPEHKPHTDHFRSTQNGIMHACGHDGHTTIGLGLAHLIAHFQSQLTGTFTLLFQPAEEGGRGAKAMVDKGWLEGVDQFYSGHIGINSLPVGTIAASTEGFLASAKWNVTFSGQSSHAGMKPEDGRNALLAAATTATQLHAIPRHSEGISRVNVGKLVAGNGRNIIADSGYLEIETRGQTKAINEFMQKEAKRIIQSSASMYDVKVDIEFVGETEKMTCDRALIPLIQEQCQQSAWVNHIDPVAYVSGSEDASFMMNAVQANGGKATYMLFGTHLPSNHHSPAFDFEEEVIPVALAAYAHVLRGGSS; this is translated from the coding sequence ATGATAGACGCATTCGATTCTTTTATTCAGAAATTGGAACCACAGTTACGAACATGGCGTCGTGAGCTCCACCAACAGCCGGAACTCGGTTTCCTGGAATATCAAACCACTTACAAGGTGGCAAAAGAGTTAGAAGAGCTTGGATTTACCATCCATGTTGGAAAAGAGGCCGTCCAAAGCGACTCCCGCTATGGTGTACCTCTCGAACACGAGATCCAAGAAGCAGAAAGACAAGCTTTAGAAAATGGTGTACCCGAAGATTGGATCGATGCGATGCAAGGCAGCCATACCGGTGTTGTCGCTAAGTGGGATACCGGGAGAGAGGGGCCTCATCTCGCTTTCCGATTCGACATCGACGCCCTGCCTATTTTGGAATCAAACGAACCCGAACATAAGCCGCATACAGATCACTTCCGGTCCACTCAAAACGGGATCATGCACGCCTGTGGCCATGATGGACACACGACCATCGGCCTTGGACTAGCTCATCTGATCGCCCATTTTCAAAGCCAGCTGACAGGGACGTTCACTCTCCTGTTTCAACCGGCAGAAGAAGGCGGCCGAGGAGCCAAGGCGATGGTGGACAAAGGCTGGTTAGAAGGCGTCGATCAATTTTATTCCGGACACATAGGCATCAATTCCCTCCCTGTCGGCACAATTGCCGCCAGCACGGAAGGATTTCTCGCTTCTGCAAAATGGAACGTGACCTTCAGCGGCCAGTCGTCCCATGCAGGCATGAAACCGGAAGATGGCCGTAACGCATTGCTTGCTGCTGCCACAACCGCTACTCAACTCCATGCAATTCCCCGGCACAGCGAAGGCATAAGCAGGGTGAATGTAGGAAAACTGGTGGCTGGAAACGGCAGGAACATCATTGCAGATTCCGGCTATTTAGAAATCGAAACCCGCGGCCAAACAAAAGCGATCAATGAATTCATGCAAAAGGAAGCTAAACGCATCATCCAGTCCTCCGCTTCGATGTATGACGTCAAGGTCGACATCGAATTTGTCGGAGAGACAGAAAAAATGACCTGTGACCGTGCTCTTATTCCATTGATTCAAGAACAATGTCAACAAAGTGCATGGGTGAACCACATCGATCCAGTCGCCTATGTTTCAGGGTCAGAGGATGCCAGTTTTATGATGAACGCAGTACAGGCAAATGGCGGAAAGGCGACTTACATGTTGTTCGGCACGCATCTTCCATCCAATCACCACTCCCCTGCCTTCGATTTTGAGGAGGAAGTCATACCAGTAGCACTGGCTGCCTATGCACACGTTCTAAGAGGAGGAAGTTCCTAA
- a CDS encoding BglG family transcription antiterminator, translated as MVLDKRRAHLLSILQQSSEPIPTKDLVTKMKISQRTIYYDIDQINSWLRTQELEPIQSKHGKGLILPPSSKSELLDYHDQSYEDWQYQLSKQEREVLIKAKILLEEQDSSMQKFMDLTSMSRGTVAKVIKTIKQEFKKAGLSLYYQKQSGYRLNGSEEAKRTMLSDILATILSQPDWHNVRNEIHKMILPEADTRLKETDQRRSVRQLLMDAEKELGLTLTDEMMEILSLQILMIMKRIELQKYIQVQQAEKEVLQQTEAYQASLLITNKLEALRGVAFPKDEVCFITMNLLGSKVQHDDFSRYTEQELAGLKEVVQQMIDDFQLYSCVVFDDKDGLEENLISHIKPTYYRLKYGVHIANDLACTIQETYPDIFHLTKRVMRHLELYVGKPIPNEEIAYITLHFGGWLTKEKKQVETKLNAIIICENGIGTSNMLRTQLENLIAGLNVITTLSIREYQKNEYEADVIFSTNYIKPKEIPVIHVPAILTNIEKEQVIQKMNDLFESKPAEKNSTDHLLDIIERYATIHKKNELKQELVHLFEQNTPGTKEINKPMLNELLTEQTIQLEDQVSSWQEAIKLAAQPLVDEESIQTDYVQAMIDNVDELGPYVVIAPGIAIPHARPESGVERLGMSFLRLKEPVYFSEKEKHRAQLVIVLAAIDNQTHLKALAQLTEMLSNEDNVERLIAADERKTVIEVINQSVEV; from the coding sequence ATGGTACTGGATAAAAGACGTGCACACTTATTATCCATCCTTCAACAATCTTCTGAGCCGATACCAACGAAAGATCTGGTAACCAAAATGAAAATCTCGCAACGTACGATCTATTATGATATTGACCAGATTAATAGTTGGCTGAGGACTCAGGAGTTAGAACCAATTCAAAGCAAGCATGGTAAAGGGTTGATTTTGCCTCCTTCATCTAAATCAGAGCTCTTGGATTACCACGATCAAAGCTATGAAGATTGGCAATATCAATTATCTAAACAGGAACGAGAAGTCTTGATAAAAGCAAAGATATTACTAGAAGAGCAAGATTCCTCTATGCAGAAATTCATGGACCTTACGAGTATGAGCCGTGGTACTGTCGCCAAGGTCATCAAAACGATCAAACAAGAATTCAAAAAAGCTGGCTTGAGTTTGTATTATCAGAAACAGTCAGGATACCGATTGAATGGTTCGGAAGAGGCAAAGAGAACAATGCTTTCCGATATTCTTGCGACGATTTTATCACAGCCAGACTGGCATAACGTCAGGAACGAAATTCATAAGATGATCCTGCCAGAAGCCGATACGCGATTAAAGGAAACCGATCAGCGGCGTTCGGTGAGACAACTGCTCATGGATGCAGAAAAAGAACTAGGATTGACCTTGACCGATGAAATGATGGAGATTCTTTCCTTACAGATCTTAATGATAATGAAACGTATCGAGTTACAAAAGTACATCCAAGTACAACAAGCAGAAAAAGAAGTCCTCCAGCAGACAGAAGCTTACCAGGCTTCCTTGCTGATTACGAATAAGCTAGAAGCCTTAAGAGGAGTAGCATTCCCGAAAGATGAGGTTTGTTTCATTACCATGAACCTCTTAGGCTCCAAAGTTCAACACGATGACTTCAGCCGCTATACCGAACAGGAACTGGCCGGGCTGAAAGAAGTCGTGCAGCAGATGATTGATGATTTTCAATTGTATTCCTGTGTGGTGTTTGATGATAAGGATGGGCTTGAGGAAAACCTGATTTCGCACATCAAGCCGACCTATTACAGGCTTAAGTATGGTGTACACATCGCGAATGACTTAGCTTGCACCATACAAGAAACATACCCAGACATTTTCCATTTAACTAAACGGGTAATGAGGCACCTTGAGCTTTATGTCGGAAAGCCGATTCCTAATGAAGAAATTGCTTACATCACCTTACATTTCGGAGGCTGGCTCACTAAAGAGAAAAAGCAGGTCGAAACGAAGCTCAACGCGATCATCATTTGTGAAAATGGCATTGGGACTTCCAATATGCTGCGCACCCAATTAGAAAACCTGATTGCAGGACTGAATGTCATCACCACCTTATCGATAAGGGAATATCAAAAGAACGAATACGAGGCAGATGTGATTTTTTCAACGAATTATATTAAACCGAAGGAGATACCTGTCATTCACGTTCCTGCCATCCTGACGAACATCGAAAAGGAGCAGGTCATCCAGAAGATGAATGACCTATTCGAATCCAAACCGGCCGAAAAAAACTCAACGGATCACCTGCTGGATATTATCGAACGCTATGCGACGATTCACAAGAAAAATGAATTAAAACAGGAGTTGGTTCACCTCTTTGAACAAAATACTCCCGGAACAAAGGAGATCAACAAGCCTATGCTCAATGAATTGCTAACCGAACAAACCATCCAATTGGAAGACCAAGTGTCCAGTTGGCAGGAAGCTATCAAATTAGCCGCCCAGCCCCTGGTCGATGAAGAATCGATTCAAACGGATTACGTGCAGGCGATGATTGATAACGTAGATGAATTAGGTCCCTATGTGGTCATCGCACCTGGAATCGCCATCCCTCATGCACGCCCAGAGTCAGGGGTGGAACGACTGGGAATGAGTTTCTTACGATTGAAAGAACCGGTTTATTTTTCAGAAAAAGAAAAACACCGTGCTCAGTTAGTGATTGTACTGGCAGCAATAGATAACCAGACCCATCTCAAAGCCTTAGCTCAACTCACGGAAATGCTATCGAATGAAGATAATGTCGAGCGGCTGATCGCAGCGGATGAACGGAAGACCGTGATTGAAGTAATCAACCAATCTGTCGAAGTATAA